One Papaver somniferum cultivar HN1 chromosome 10, ASM357369v1, whole genome shotgun sequence genomic window carries:
- the LOC113315625 gene encoding uncharacterized protein LOC113315625: MIVGDLNFVLHNSEKEGGNDMNSSAITVIQNVIQQIGFIDLKFTGDLFTWSNQREGADNIRERIDRSLVNVIWFQCFPDALVHHLTRMDSDHNHLLIVFDPCKVKKKRPYRFFRGWNEHKDYNMFIENAWKMLKMRIDADLHDLLVGLSNDFKD; the protein is encoded by the coding sequence ATGATAGTAGGTGACCTGAATTTTGTATTACACAATAGTGAAAAAGAAGGTGGAAATGATATGAACTCTAGTGCTATTACTGTCATACAGAATGTCATTCAACAAATAGGATTCATAGATTTAAAGTTTACGGGTGATCTGTTTACTTGGTCTAATCAGAGGGAAGGGGCAGATAACATTAGAGAAAGGATTGATAGAAGTCTGGTAAATGTGATTTGGTTTCAATGCTTTCCTGATGCATTAGTTCACCATTTAACTAGAATGGATTCGGATCATAATCATTTACTGATTGTTTTTGACCCTTGTAAAGTTAAAAAAAAGAGACCCTATAGGTTTTTTAGAGGTTGGAATGAGCATAAGGATTATAATATGTTTATAGAGAATGCTTGGAAAATGCTTAAAATGAGGATTGATGCTGATTTGCATGATTTGCTAGTTGGTCTGTCAAATGATTTTAAGGACTGA